One Vespula pensylvanica isolate Volc-1 chromosome 1, ASM1446617v1, whole genome shotgun sequence genomic region harbors:
- the LOC122633060 gene encoding upstream stimulatory factor 1-like isoform X1, which translates to MEIIHHFGRIEESTDEATICEDNIGMVLEEAEIIDTDGNIEITSEDDNVQYQFCQINRNESTVAYRVVQVSDNHLDNNELSLTTPVNNTVQVLTSPINGQFYLLSSGNEVLTSDSARNVMPRVAKVQIETSENLVPGVKKRDERRRVTHNEVEKRRRDKINNWIFKLGKLLPDNENGISEGDIKANSELQSKGDILARACEYITELREIREKYTQNLEENTQLLEEAKALRQVATQLRKDNYQLKSQLSNSTNYILGT; encoded by the exons ATGGAAATTATACATCATTTTGGTCGAATAGAAGAGAG TACAGACGAAGCAACAATTTGTGAAGATAATATCGGGATGGTTTTGGAGGAAGCTGAAATAATAGATACGGATggtaatatagaaattacaTCGGAAGATGATAATGTTCAATATCAATTTTgtcaaataaatagaaatgaaagtaCTGTGGCGTATCGTGTTGTACAAGTTAGTGATAATCATTTAGACAATAATGAATTATCCTTAACAACGCCTGTAAATAATACTGTACAAGTTTTAACTTCTCCAATAAATGGACAGTTTTATTTGTTGAGTAGTGGTAACGAAGTGCTTACCTCAGATTCTGCGAGGAATGTAATGCCTCGCGTTGCCAAAGTACAAATAGAAACATCTGAGAATCTTGTTCCAGGTGTCAAAAAA agagacgaaagaagaagagtaacgCATAATGAAGTAGAAAAGCGTAGAAGAGACAAGATCAATAATTGGATCTTCAAATTGGGAAAGCTTCTACCAGATAATGAAAATGGCATTAGCGAAGGAGATATAAAAGCTAATTCTGAGTTGCAA AGCAAAGGCGATATTCTAGCGCGAGCATGCGAATACATAACGGAATTACGAGAGATTCGAGAAAAGTACACTCAAAATTTGGAAGAGAATACACAGTTATTAGAGGAAGCCAAAGCTCTCAGACAAGTTGCGACTCaattaagaaaagataattaccAATTAAAATCACAATTATCTAATAGTACTAATTATATACTAGGTACTTAA
- the LOC122633060 gene encoding upstream stimulatory factor 1-like isoform X2, with amino-acid sequence MVLEEAEIIDTDGNIEITSEDDNVQYQFCQINRNESTVAYRVVQVSDNHLDNNELSLTTPVNNTVQVLTSPINGQFYLLSSGNEVLTSDSARNVMPRVAKVQIETSENLVPGVKKRDERRRVTHNEVEKRRRDKINNWIFKLGKLLPDNENGISEGDIKANSELQSKGDILARACEYITELREIREKYTQNLEENTQLLEEAKALRQVATQLRKDNYQLKSQLSNSTNYILGT; translated from the exons ATGGTTTTGGAGGAAGCTGAAATAATAGATACGGATggtaatatagaaattacaTCGGAAGATGATAATGTTCAATATCAATTTTgtcaaataaatagaaatgaaagtaCTGTGGCGTATCGTGTTGTACAAGTTAGTGATAATCATTTAGACAATAATGAATTATCCTTAACAACGCCTGTAAATAATACTGTACAAGTTTTAACTTCTCCAATAAATGGACAGTTTTATTTGTTGAGTAGTGGTAACGAAGTGCTTACCTCAGATTCTGCGAGGAATGTAATGCCTCGCGTTGCCAAAGTACAAATAGAAACATCTGAGAATCTTGTTCCAGGTGTCAAAAAA agagacgaaagaagaagagtaacgCATAATGAAGTAGAAAAGCGTAGAAGAGACAAGATCAATAATTGGATCTTCAAATTGGGAAAGCTTCTACCAGATAATGAAAATGGCATTAGCGAAGGAGATATAAAAGCTAATTCTGAGTTGCAA AGCAAAGGCGATATTCTAGCGCGAGCATGCGAATACATAACGGAATTACGAGAGATTCGAGAAAAGTACACTCAAAATTTGGAAGAGAATACACAGTTATTAGAGGAAGCCAAAGCTCTCAGACAAGTTGCGACTCaattaagaaaagataattaccAATTAAAATCACAATTATCTAATAGTACTAATTATATACTAGGTACTTAA
- the LOC122633048 gene encoding intraflagellar transport protein 172 homolog, which translates to MLLKYLGTIVSSHECENKVISIVWSPNNQKLAVASTDRSIYLFDENGVKKDRFSTKPVEPKFGKKSYLVKGIAFSPDSIKIAVGQTDCMVYVYKIGEEWGEKKVICNKFKQNSAVTCLAWPTEGPIIVGLVDGKVRAAFIKTHKAQTLYTADAMTIALAINIRGTGFLSSHADGSIIRYYVAEDGNVEPSGRVCIHNVPAYALAWSQAHIMAAGCDKKITFYEFHGKLVKTFDYSRENGEKEMTVACCSPSGQSIAIGSWDRIRIFDWIPRRTVWEEAKIKELPNFYTITALAWRKDGSRLIIGGLCGAVEQFETILRRTLVRGSHEVAYVGPSQVIVRPLNGTSQPVVIRSRTGNEIEDVKVLGRKDNNIVARTSTTLLITDIEQNLISEIPWEDKSSNEKFFFEYPGVCLIFCAGELTIVEYGKNEILGSVRTEAINPHVVSIRINERHVPGMVDNKRLAYLLDPRTVRIIDFVTGVTISMITHDVRVDWLELSETGHRLLSRDKRGRLWLSDDQGGRTLLLTGVGFVSWVPGSDVAVAQTGQTLAVWYNVDAPEAATLIHVRGDAVDIVRENDQTSVIVEEMGNKVSYLLDEGLIEFGTALHDNDFGRVVLFLEELGDTPQAEAMWENVARNAMAARQLSIAARCYAALGDVACSKFLREVVNVGEKYAIETGNDSLTSPDCWAMLAILNGELKTAEVIYLEQNELDKALDMYQKYWNWEDALNLAQNRGWSGLAELKGRHLKWLLDNGQTAKAAAIIETDNPQRAVKLYLESRRPGRAARLLLVNNELLEDPTIVKEVVRALKATDLMELAGEILEKTSDSMDAIKCYAEAGVYARALELARKIDPTSVVILEKEWGKHLAANGHYDAAINHFIEAGETVLALNAAIDARQWRKALQIMQVVEDDDPQIRKQCEKLGEYFESIGDKNLAENLFLRAQNPRRAIDTHIQSGNWSRAHEVAIEYMNAEEANEVLAKHAETLEQAGDLRHAETLYVAIGEYDSAIAMYRKAGQRNDMIRLVAKYRPELLQTTHAHLARELDAAGKPREAEEHFLGANDWRGAVASYRSVNMWEDALRVAKQSSGEKAAHQVALMWSRTLVPELGARLLMRLTYFEACLQIACEAGLFDWALEIAKYGTSDQKKEVHYKRAMALEDEGRFSEAEKEFIQAGRAMEAVQMYIHTRDWEAAEDVAQSHIPDALNQVLVARATEAAEAQDYSLAESLLLRAHKPEIIVDHYKKAGMWSEALRVCREYLPSQEAALRRELGQKSAGIDGLNALEEAQKWLEVGEVRAALDILILDPQASRASLSRAAEIILHQADPEIATEIGGDLGSRLFDVGEYALSAQVFLQADRIRDAINALAAVNEWERARRIVTELAPDLEPYLEAKYKDAMIRNGEIEKLVEVDAGAALEMLAQKGQWDQVFEAANMQSPELLHKYVAQRAAQLLKSHSPVQALRLYMQYGALPIPQYFNLYLQLSETVLNSDETYNEYKYLSQLRSILFELCKSLETSSASGMKFRKFLEASHYSAVRCGCRSFTGLSGIVTKTSITLIRYSDILLPDRCYYDAGMDARSNGLTSEAFIFLNHFLDLEECIEEGDSNILDVDDLRVTDFPLQVPLPATLSMTKEQREEAREWVLAISMDQKVEQGLPIDQRGIYVGSLTSSMSNSIPLQECTLTGYPIRGPVIRFEENNRVTDRDDWTKLVNIARQTSPDSALNDIILFIQDWCGVVPTYSF; encoded by the exons aTGTTACTTAAGTATCTAGGTACAATTGTATCGTCACAT GAATGTGAAAACAAAGTTATTAGCATAGTTTGGTCACCTAATAATCAAAAACTTGCTGTTGCTTCTACCGATCGTTCAATCTATTTGTTTGATGAAAATGGTGTTAAAAAGGATAGATTTTCTACCAAACCTGTGGAACCAAAg TTTGGTAAAAAAAGTTACTTGGTTAAAGGTATAGCATTTTCTCCAGACTCGATAAAAATAGCAGTAGGTCAAACTGATTGTATGGTTTATGTCTACAAGATTGGCGAAGAAtg GGGtgagaaaaaagttatatgcaataaatttaaacaaaattcagCAGTCACTTGCTTAGCATGGCCTACAGAAGGACCTATTATAGTCGGTCTTGTAGATGGCAAAGTCCGTGCTGCATTTATAAAAACTCACAAAGCACAAACCTTGTATACGGCAGATGCTATGACAATTGCATTGGCTATAAA TATTCGAGGAACCGGCTTTTTATCAAGTCATGCAGATGGTAGTATTATAAGGTATTACGTAGCAGAAGACGGGAATGTCGAACCCTCGGGCCGTGTTTGTATTCACAATGTACCAGCGTATGCTTTAGCCTGGTCCCAAGCTCATATTATGGCAGCAGGttgtgataaaaaaataactttttacgAATTTCATGGAAAACTTGTTAAAACTTTTGATTATAGTAGAGAGAacggtgaaaaagaaatgacagtTGCATGTTGTAGTCCCAGTGGACAAAGTATTGCCATAGGTTCATGGGACAGAATAAGAATATTTGATTGGATTCCCCGCAGAACAGTGTGGGAGGAagcaaagataaaagaattgcCAAATTTCTACACGATAACAGCATTGGCATGGAGAAAAGATGGTTCAAGATTAATCATTGGTGGATTGTGTGGTGCTGTAGAACAATTTGAAACGATATTAAGACGTACTCTTGTTAGGGGGAGTCATGAGGTAGCATATGTCGGTCCTAGCCAAGTTATTGTCCGACCGTTAAATGGTACTAGTCAACCAGTTGTAATTAGATCACGTACTGGAAATGAGATAGAAGATGTAAAAGTCTTAGGCCGCAAGGACAACAATATTGTGGCGCGGACATCAACAACGTTATTAATTACTGATATTGAACAAAATCTTATTAGTGAAATACCTTGGGAAGATAAGAGcagtaatgaaaaattctttttcgaatatcCTGGAGTTTGTTTGATATTCTGCGCTGGTGAATTAACAATTGTTGAATAcggtaaaaatgaaatacttgGATCTGTTAGAACTGAAGCAATAAATCCTCACGTTGTTAGCATAAGAATTAATGAAAGACACGTGCCTGGTATGGTAGACAATAAAAGATTAGCATATCTTTTAGATCCAAGAACAGTACGTATAATCGATTTCGTAACGGGTGTTACCATTAGCATGATAACACATGACGTACGAGTAGATTGGCTGGAATTAAGCGAAACAGGGCACAGACTTCTATCACGAGATAAGAGAGGAAGATTATGGTTAAGTGACGATCAAGGAGGTAGAACTTTGTTACTGACCGGAGTAGGTTTTGTATCTTGGGTACCCGGAAGTGACGTTGCCGTAGCACAAACAGGTCAAACATTAGCGGTATGGTATAATGTCGATGCTCCGGAAGCAGCAACGCTTATACACGTTCGTGGTGACGCTGTAGATATCGTTAGAGAAAATGATCAAACATCGGTGATAGTCGAAGAGATGGGTAACAAAGTATCTTATTTGCTCGATGAAGGATTGATTGAGTTTGGTACGGCATTACATGATAATGATTTTGGAAGAGTAGTCTTGTTTTTAGAAGAATTAGGTGATACTCCACAAGCCGAAGCTATGTGGGAAAATGTTGCGAGAAATGCGATGGCTGCTAGACAGTTATCAATCGCAGCACGATGTTACGCTGCTCTTGGCGATGTAGCTTGTTCGAAATTTCTTAGAGAAGTTGTCAATGTTGGAGAAAAATATGCGATCGAGACAGGTAACGATTCGTTGACAAGTCCAGATTGTTGGGCTATGCTGGCAATATTGAATGGAGAATTGAAAACTGCAGAGGTCATTTATCTAGAACAAAATGAATTAGATAAAGCTTTAGATATGTATCAAAAATACTGGAATTGGGAGGATGCATTAAATTTAGCACAAAATCGTGGTTGGTCTGGATTAGCAGAGTTAAAAGGTCGTCATTTAAAATGGTTACTCGATAACGGACAAACGGCGAAAGCAGCAGCTATAATAGAAACGGATAATCCACAACGCGCAGTGAAACTTTATTTAGAATCTCGTAGACCGGGACGTGCAGctagattattattagttaataACGAATTATTAGAGGATCCAACGATCGTGAAGGAAGTAGTACGAGCTTTAAAGGCAACTGATTTGATGGAATTAGCAGgagaaattttagaaaagacATCCGATTCTATGGACGCGATTAAATGTTATGCCGAAGCTGGTGTATATGCGAGAGCGTTGGAATTGGCTCGTAAAATCGATCCAACGTCCGTTGTTATTTTAGAAAAGGAATGGGGAAAACATTTAGCCGCAAACGGTCATTACGATGCCgcgataaatcattttatcgaaGCAGGTGAAACCGTTCTTGCTTTAAATGCAGCGATTGACGCCCGACAATGGAGAAAAGCGTTACAAATTATGCAAGTGGTCGAAGACGATGATCCACAAATACGAAAGCAATGCGAAAAGCTTGGAGAGTATTTTGAATCGAtaggagataaaaatttagccgaaaatttatttttacgagcaCAGAATCCCCGAAGAGCAATTGATACTCACATCCAATCTGGCAATTGGAGTCGTGCACACGAGGTAGCCATAGAATATATGAACGCTGAAGAAGCTAACGAGGTTCTTGCAAAACATGCAGAGACCTTAGAACAGGCCGGTGATTTACGGCATGCCGAAACACTTTATGTAGCGATCGGAGAATATGACTCTGCAATAGCGATGTATAGAAAGGCTGGTCAACGTAATGACATGATAAGATTAGTTGCAAAATATAGACCAGAGTTACTTCAGACTACTCATGCTCATTTGGCGCGTGAATTGGATGCTGCAGGCAAACCACGAGAAGCCGAAGAACACTTTTTAGGAGCTAACGATTGGCGAGGTGCTGTTGCATCTTACAGATCAGTTAATATGTGGGAAGATGCTTTACGTGTTGCAAAACAATCTTCTGGAGAGAAGGCTGCACACCAG GTGGCTTTGATGTGGTCGCGTACATTGGTACCAGAATTAGGTGCGAGATTGTTAATGCGATTAACATACTTTGAGGCTTGTCTTCAAATTGCGTGCGAAGCTGGTCTGTTCGATTGGGCTTTAGAAATTGCAAAGTATGGTACATCcgatcaaaagaaagaagttcaTTATAAAAGAGCCATGGCATTGGAAGACGAAGGAAGATTTTCAGAGgcagaaaaagaatttattcaaGCTGGGAGAGCCATGGAAGCGgtacaaatgtatatacatactcgAGATTGGGAAGCTGCGGAGGATGTTGCGCAGTCTCATATTCCAGATGCATTAAATCAAGTTCTTGTTGCAAGAGCTACCGAAGCAGCCGAAGCACAGGATTACAGTCTTGCGGAATCTCTTCTCTTGAGAGCGCACAAGCCAGAGATAATAGTAGATCATTATAAG aaagcTGGTATGTGGTCCGAGGCATTGAGAGTATGTCGAGAATATTTACCGAGTCAAGAAGCTGCGCTTCGTCGAGAATTAGGACAAAAAAGCGCAGGAATCGATGGGTTGAATGCGTTAGAAGAAGCTCAAAAGTGGTTAGAAGTTGGCGAGGTACGTGCTGCGTTGGATATTCTTATCTTAGATCCTCAAGCATCGAGAGCTTCTTTAAGCCGAGCAGCTGAAATTATTCTCCATCAAGCTGATCCAGAAATTGCTACAGAAATTGGTGGAGATTTAGGATCACGATTATTTGACGTCGGTGAATACGCTCTATCCGCTCAG GTCTTTTTACAAGCTGACAGGATCAGAGATGCCATTAACGCTTTAGCTGCAGTAAACGAATGGGAAAGAGCACGACGTATCGTAACAGAACTCGCTCCAGATTTGGAGCCATATTTAGAAGCGAAGTACAAGGATGCCATGATAAGGAatggagaaatagaaaaactaGTAGAAGTTGATGCCGGAGCTGCTTTAGAAATGCTCGCACAAAAAGGTCAATGGGATCAAGTGTTCGAAGCAGCTAATATGCAAAGTCCAGAATTATTACACAAATATGTCGCACAACGTGCAGCCCAATTATTAAAGTCACATTCACCAGTACAAGCTCTTAGACTTTATATGCAATATGGCGCATTACCAATACCACAATACTTTAATCTTTATCTTCAATTATCCGAAACCGTTCTCAATTCCGACGAGACTTATAACGAgtacaaatatttatctcaATTACGAAGCATCCTGTTCGAATTATGTAAAAGTTTGGAAACGTCCTCGGCGAGCGGTATGaaatttcgtaaatttttaGAAGCGTCTCATTATTCCGCGGTCAGGTGCGGATGTAGATCGTTTACAGGATTATCAGGGATAGTGACTAAAACGTCCATTACGCTTATACGTTATTCCGACATTTTGTTACCAGATCGTTGCTATTACGATGCCGGAATGGATGCACGATCCAACGGTTTAACTAGCGAagcgtttatatttttaaatcattttttggATCTCGAAGAATGTATAGAGGAAGGTGATAGTAATATTCTCGACGTTGATGATCTCAGAGTAACAGATTTCCCACTGCAAGTACCTTTACCAGCTACTCTTAGCATGACGAAGGAACAACGAGAAGAAGCTAGAGAATGGGTATTAGCAATTTCTATGGATCAAAAAGTAGAGCAAGGCTTGCCGATCGATCAACGTGGAATTTATGTCGGTTCGTTAACGAGTTCTATGAGTAATTCAATACCATTACAAGAATGTACGCTAACAGGATATCCGATTCGTGGTCCAGTAATTagatttgaagaaaataatcgcgTAACCGATCGCGACGATTGGACCAAATTGGTCAACATTGCTCGACAAACATCACCTGACTCTGcgttaaacgatattatattatttatacaagatTGGTGCGGTGTCGTTCCAACTTattcgttttga
- the LOC122633072 gene encoding histone H2A: MSGRGKGGKVKGKAKSRSNRAGLQFPVGRIHRLLRKGNYAERVGAGAPVYLAAVMEYLAAEVLELAGNAARDNKKTRIIPRHLQLAIRNDEELNKLLSGVTIAQGGVLPNIQAVLLPKKTEKKA; the protein is encoded by the coding sequence ATGTCCGGACGCGGAAAAGGCGGTAAAGTGAAGGGAAAGGCAAAGTCTCGCTCAAACAGAGCTGGGTTACAATTTCCGGTTGGCCGTATACATCGGCttttaagaaaaggaaattacgCTGAACGCGTTGGAGCCGGAGCACCGGTTTATTTGGCTGCTGTTATGGAATATTTAGCTGCTGAAGTTTTGGAATTGGCTGGTAATGCTGCTCGTGATAACAAAAAAACTAGAATTATTCCAAGACACTTGCAATTGGCAATCCGTAATGACGAGGAATTGAACAAATTGTTGTCTGGTGTGACCATCGCTCAAGGTGGTGTTTTACCGAACATTCAAGCCGTTTTATTAccgaaaaagacagaaaagaaagcttaa
- the LOC122633079 gene encoding histone H2B-like, with translation MPPKASGKAVKKAGKAQKNISKADKKKKRKRKESYAIYIYKVLKQVHPDTGISSKAMSIMNSFVNDVFERIAAEASRLAHYNKRSTITSREIQTAVRLLLPGELAKHAVSEGTKAVTKYTSSK, from the coding sequence atgcCGCCAAAAGCTAGTGGTAAAGCCGTGAAAAAAGCCGGAAAGGCTCAAAAGAATATTAGTAAAGctgacaagaagaaaaaaaggaagaggaaggaaagttacgccatttatatatataaagtactCAAACAAGTTCATCCTGATACCGGAATATCCAGTAAAGCTATGAGTATTATGAATAGTTTCGTCAACGACGTTTTCGAACGTATAGCTGCCGAAGCTTCGAGATTGGCTCATTATAACAAACGCTCGACTATAACTTCTCGAGAGATACAAACTGCTGTTCGACTTTTACTTCCAGGTGAACTCGCTAAACACGCAGTTAGCGAAGGCACCAAAGCTGTCACCAAATATACCAGTTCGAAATGA
- the LOC122630441 gene encoding histone H4 yields MTGRGKGGKGLGKGGAKRHRKVLRDNIQGITKPAIRRLARRGGVKRISGLIYEETRGVLKVFLENVIRDAVTYTEHAKRKTVTAMDVVYALKRQGRTLYGFGG; encoded by the coding sequence ATGACTGGCCGtggaaagggaggaaaaggaTTGGGAAAAGGAGGTGCCAAACGGCACAGGAAGGTTCTTCGCGATAACATTCAAGGAATTACTAAACCCGCGATTCGTCGTTTGGCTCGGCGTGGTGGTGTCAAACGTATATCCGGATTAATTTACGAAGAAACCCGTGGTGTTTTGAAAGTCTTCCTTGAAAACGTTATCCGCGATGCAGTAACTTATACTGAACAtgctaaaagaaaaacggTCACGGCTATGGACGTCGTTTATGCATTGAAACGACAAGGACGTACCCTTTATGGTTTTGGTGGTTAA
- the LOC122638003 gene encoding histone H1-like, which yields MAQYTTIPVQQFSCLISLTRSSLRDIIMGDSANITNGFLIENIIESTKSKLKKIAQQKEKTSRPKSTHPRTSDMVIAAIKELKDRKGSSLRAIRKYVVATYKVDDEKITPFIKKYLKNAVSNGTVVQTTGKGASGSFKLSTVKSGNTKAKAQRVIKEKKTTDKSVEKKTMAARETATSAATKKTKTSNKKTESVKKPTVRNKPKVATSEAATAVATTAPIAITKKKITKKAAKPKTLSKTETVRTAATKTKTPKPKKAKTKTVRKNSKISVNKQICL from the coding sequence atggcacAATACACTACTATACCAGTACAACAATTTTCTTGTCTCATTTCGCTTACTCGATCATCACTGAGGGATATCATAATGGGGGACTCAGCAAATATCACCAATGGCttcttaattgaaaatataattgaatcgACCAAATCTAAACTAAAGAAAATAGcgcaacaaaaagaaaagacttcAAGACCAAAATCAACTCATCCTCGAACTTCTGACATGGTAATTGCCGccattaaagaattaaaagatcgTAAAGGATCATCACTTCGAGCAATTAGAAAATATGTTGTAGCAACATATAAGGTtgatgatgaaaaaataacaccattcataaagaaatatttgaaaaatgcgGTTTCCAATGGTACGGTTGTGCAAACAACAGGAAAGGGAGCTTCAGGATCATTTAAGCTTTCAACCGTCAAAAGCGGGAATACAAAAGCAAAAGCACAACGCGtcatcaaagaaaagaagactaCCGACAAATCTGTTGAAAAGAAGACAATGGCAGCTCGCGAAACTGCGACAAGTGCTGCTACCAAGAAAACTAAAACGTCAAACAAAAAAACTGAATCCGTTAAGAAACCTACAGTTCGAAATAAGCCTAAAGTTGCTACTTCTGAAGCTGCTACCGCTGTTGCTACCACTGCTCCTATTGCTATTactaaaaagaagataacgaaaaaagCGGCAAAACCGAAAACTCTATCAAAAACTGAGACTGTAAGGACAGCAGCTACCAAAACTAAAACTCCCAAACCGAAGAAAGCAAAAACTAAGACTGTTCGTAAAAATTCGAAGATATCAGTTAATAAACAGATATGTCTATGA
- the LOC122629305 gene encoding uncharacterized protein LOC122629305 — protein MANNVDTELLISEVEKRGVIWDTSNEYYKDKNKKNAAWDEICSGLLKNYKSESQMQKKLILQDIISKWRSIRDNYVRSLKKQAENCKSCSGTKRIKLYIYGKQLAFLKKNKELQHTDGNLEDNIQKVIQYKESNDTEEDIELNVHGTSTSNSSVIPTKRKRPDIERSLMDLMYINMTRKNPVEEDEDLAFFYSLLPSVKTLTADQKFTFRLQTMQFLQSLRNSTYHTGL, from the exons atggCAAATAATGTTGACACCGAATTATTAATTAGCGAAGTAGAGAAAAGAGGTGTAATATGGGATACCTCTAATGAGTATTATaaggataagaataaaaaaaatgcagCGTGGGATGAAATATGTTCtggtttattaaaaaattacaaatcagAATCTCAAAtgcagaaaaaattaattt TACaagatataatatcaaaatggAGATCGATTAGGGACAATTATGTCCGCAGCTTAAAAAAACAGGCCGAGAATTGTAAATCTTGTTCTggtacaaaaagaataaaactatatatttacGGAAAACAATtagcatttttaaaaaaaaataaagaattgcAACATACAGATGGTAATTTAGAAGATAATATTCAGAAAGTGATCcaatataaagaaagtaatGACACAGAAGAGGATATTGAATTAAACGTACATGGAACATCCACTTCTAAC AGCTCAGTAATACCAACTAAAAGAAAGCGACCTGATATTGAACGGTCATTGATGGACTTAATGTATATTAACATGACGAGAAAGAATCCAGTTGAAGAGGACGAGGATTTGGcgtttttttattcgttacttCCGTCGGTGAAAACTTTAACTGCGGAtcaaaaatttacttttcgttTGCAAACAATGCAATTTTTGCAAAGTCTCAGAAATTCAACATACCATACAGGACTTTAA